Proteins co-encoded in one Anaerolineae bacterium genomic window:
- a CDS encoding HDIG domain-containing protein gives MKNWMQKKRIMKSIKINIEKSKESINRLLGSSNYVRWSILVGVAVIFSIILYPGLVITGRSYKTGDVADRDIKSPRDFFIEDESATEANRKLAVEKILTVYDYDKLLSSKLTNRVNQAFADLRAVFEDETQSQSKEAPKDKASVHEQIWKMKHGFEKIIGISVSKGAYQILEKEEFLKDIAYFISRILTQILENGVVANKEILLKDADKGIFIRDVGTETNILVNNLKQYYGLDQAKTMVRIIGQPLIKDLDYTLINLIVDFAQRLLQPNITLNRSATEELKKSAAAETKPVLYRIKAGEMLLREGERVTEVQLLKLKTLQTHIKDKQILASSIGASMLLLCLLIITYIININPQGRNVLNNNKNLLFIASMLITFIFIARISSSLSGVLTQSTPFSVSSSPILYGVPLAAGAMTVCLFMGFDIAISFAMLTALCTAIIFQNRFEVFIYFLLNGTMAAYWIRNCRERKVFIKAGVKLGLLNLILVTAINIYITEFSGSNLLYGWAFAFIAGGVGSGVVAAGIVPLVEIAFDYTTDIKLLELANLDRPILRKLMIEAPGTYHHSVIVGSMVEAAASSIGANSLQAKVCGYYHDIGKIKKPLYFIENQKNGRNKHDKLAPSMSSLILMSHVKEGVEIAKENKLGQAIIDTIGQHHGTSLIRYFYEKAKKNKGGDAVNIDNFLYPGPKPQTREAALVMLADVVEAASRVLDNPTQPRIQRLVQDLINKIFSNGQLENCDLTLKDLHSIAKSFNKILNGMYHNRIEYPEQLATNNGKNGDENSDGQQAKQAQDITRENTAKSTGHIKRLGLS, from the coding sequence ATGAAAAACTGGATGCAAAAAAAAAGAATAATGAAATCTATTAAAATAAATATAGAGAAAAGCAAAGAATCGATTAATCGACTTTTAGGTTCCAGCAATTATGTTCGGTGGAGCATACTTGTTGGGGTCGCCGTAATATTTAGCATCATTCTTTACCCGGGTCTTGTTATTACAGGGCGTTCTTATAAAACAGGCGATGTTGCTGACAGGGATATTAAGTCTCCGAGAGATTTTTTTATTGAGGATGAGTCTGCTACAGAAGCAAACCGCAAGCTTGCTGTTGAGAAAATTTTAACAGTTTATGATTATGATAAACTATTATCGTCAAAATTAACCAATCGTGTGAATCAGGCCTTTGCCGATCTTAGAGCGGTTTTTGAAGATGAAACGCAAAGCCAGAGTAAAGAGGCTCCCAAGGATAAAGCCTCCGTCCATGAACAGATATGGAAGATGAAGCATGGTTTTGAGAAAATAATCGGCATTTCCGTCAGTAAAGGGGCATATCAGATTCTTGAAAAAGAAGAGTTTTTGAAAGATATTGCTTATTTTATTTCCAGAATATTAACACAGATTTTGGAAAACGGTGTTGTGGCAAATAAGGAAATACTTCTTAAAGATGCAGACAAGGGAATATTTATAAGGGATGTCGGAACCGAAACAAACATATTGGTCAATAACTTAAAGCAATATTACGGTCTTGACCAGGCAAAAACCATGGTCAGAATTATTGGTCAACCCCTCATTAAGGACTTAGACTATACACTGATAAACCTGATAGTAGATTTTGCTCAAAGGCTTCTGCAACCTAATATAACATTAAACAGGAGCGCGACCGAAGAACTGAAAAAGAGCGCGGCGGCAGAAACCAAGCCTGTTCTTTACAGAATAAAGGCAGGTGAGATGCTCTTGCGTGAAGGGGAAAGGGTTACCGAAGTTCAGCTTTTAAAACTGAAAACCCTGCAGACCCATATAAAAGATAAGCAAATACTTGCAAGCAGCATTGGAGCCTCAATGCTGCTTTTATGCCTTTTGATAATAACATATATTATTAATATAAATCCTCAAGGCCGAAATGTTCTTAACAACAACAAAAACCTGCTCTTTATCGCAAGTATGCTTATAACCTTTATTTTCATCGCCAGGATTTCGTCATCACTTTCTGGTGTACTGACCCAAAGCACCCCTTTTTCAGTATCCTCTTCACCAATTCTTTATGGTGTTCCCCTTGCCGCAGGCGCTATGACGGTATGTTTATTTATGGGTTTTGATATCGCTATCTCCTTTGCCATGTTGACCGCGCTCTGCACGGCAATCATATTCCAAAATAGATTTGAAGTTTTTATTTACTTTCTGCTTAACGGCACAATGGCTGCCTATTGGATCAGGAATTGCCGAGAGCGCAAAGTATTTATAAAGGCTGGAGTAAAACTTGGATTGCTGAATTTGATACTTGTAACAGCTATAAATATTTATATAACTGAGTTTTCAGGCTCCAACCTCTTATATGGCTGGGCTTTTGCGTTTATAGCAGGGGGGGTCGGTTCCGGGGTTGTTGCGGCAGGTATTGTGCCTCTTGTAGAAATAGCCTTTGATTACACGACAGATATAAAGCTGCTGGAACTTGCAAATCTTGATCGCCCTATTTTACGTAAACTTATGATAGAGGCTCCTGGAACTTATCATCATTCTGTAATTGTAGGCTCTATGGTTGAAGCGGCAGCATCTTCAATAGGGGCTAACTCTTTGCAGGCAAAAGTATGCGGGTATTATCACGATATCGGCAAGATTAAGAAACCGCTGTATTTTATTGAAAACCAGAAAAACGGCAGGAACAAGCATGATAAGCTTGCTCCATCCATGTCAAGTCTGATCTTGATGTCTCACGTAAAGGAAGGGGTCGAGATAGCCAAAGAGAATAAATTGGGTCAGGCCATAATCGACACCATCGGGCAGCACCACGGCACAAGCCTTATCCGTTACTTTTATGAAAAGGCAAAAAAAAATAAAGGAGGAGACGCGGTAAATATCGATAATTTCCTTTATCCCGGCCCTAAACCCCAAACCAGGGAGGCGGCTCTTGTCATGCTGGCAGATGTTGTTGAGGCGGCGTCGAGAGTGCTTGATAATCCTACTCAGCCCAGGATACAGCGCCTTGTGCAGGATCTCATAAACAAGATTTTTTCCAACGGCCAGCTTGAAAACTGTGATCTGACCTTAAAAGATTTGCACAGCATAGCAAAAAGCTTTAACAAAATATTAAACGGGATGTACCATAATCGAATCGAATATCCCGAGCAACTCGCTACAAACAATGGGAAAAACGGCGATGAAAATTCTGATGGACAACAGGCAAAACAAGCGCAGGATATTACAAGAGAAAATACAGCAAAAAGCACAGGTCATATTAAACGCCTTGGACTGTCCTGA
- a CDS encoding pyridoxine 5'-phosphate synthase — translation MAGLAVNVDHIATLREARGVCCPEPVAAAVLAELAGADGIVVHLREDRRHIQDRDVRILRQVVHTKLILEMAPTSEMVGIALDIKPDLVTLVPEKREELTTEGGLDLIVHESVVSETVALLQNSSIPVSIFIDPDPDQIKLAYKINADMVEIHTGSFCDATTAAKKEKAFSKIVDAVKLSSKLKLGVNAGHGICYKTIKAFKGLKEIDEFSIGHSIVSRAVLVGMEQAVREMAMLIKEL, via the coding sequence ATGGCTGGATTAGCTGTAAATGTTGATCATATTGCAACATTAAGGGAGGCCAGGGGAGTTTGTTGCCCTGAGCCTGTGGCGGCAGCGGTGCTGGCCGAATTGGCCGGGGCAGATGGCATTGTTGTTCACCTTCGTGAGGATAGACGTCACATTCAGGATCGGGATGTCAGAATTCTGCGACAGGTTGTGCATACAAAGCTTATCCTGGAAATGGCTCCGACTTCTGAAATGGTTGGGATTGCTCTTGATATAAAACCTGATCTTGTGACACTGGTGCCTGAAAAAAGGGAGGAGTTGACAACCGAAGGGGGGCTGGATTTGATTGTTCACGAAAGTGTTGTTTCTGAAACGGTTGCCTTACTTCAAAACAGCAGCATTCCCGTCAGTATATTTATCGATCCGGATCCTGATCAGATAAAGTTGGCTTATAAGATAAATGCCGATATGGTTGAAATTCATACAGGATCATTTTGTGATGCGACAACAGCCGCTAAAAAAGAAAAGGCCTTTTCTAAAATAGTTGATGCGGTCAAGCTGTCCAGCAAACTTAAACTTGGCGTTAATGCCGGTCATGGAATTTGCTATAAAACCATAAAAGCTTTTAAGGGCCTTAAAGAAATTGACGAGTTCAGCATCGGCCACAGTATTGTTTCAAGAGCGGTTCTTGTTGGAATGGAACAAGCGGTCAGGGAAATGGCGATGTTGATAAAAGAATTATAG
- the tsaE gene encoding tRNA (adenosine(37)-N6)-threonylcarbamoyltransferase complex ATPase subunit type 1 TsaE encodes MSPFAGIQIITRCLEETQLLGRNIGTSISAGTVICLTGDLGSGKTSFVQGLATGLGVPDDYYITSPTYVLINEYSGRYPLFHIDLYRIEDPVDFEDIGLYEILHGKGVVAVEWADKLSKDFLSEYVTIHFEILNDKSRKITITVDGHDKCNLIEEIKKLYKEIVK; translated from the coding sequence ATGTCACCTTTTGCCGGGATTCAAATAATAACTCGCTGTCTTGAAGAAACTCAGTTGCTGGGACGAAACATAGGCACATCGATTTCAGCCGGAACAGTTATATGCTTAACCGGTGATCTCGGAAGCGGGAAGACTTCATTTGTCCAGGGTCTGGCCACTGGTCTTGGAGTACCGGACGATTACTATATAACAAGCCCTACATATGTTTTGATAAATGAATATTCCGGCCGATATCCTCTGTTCCATATCGATTTGTATCGAATAGAAGACCCTGTTGATTTCGAAGATATCGGGCTGTATGAAATACTTCATGGTAAAGGCGTAGTAGCTGTTGAATGGGCTGATAAACTAAGTAAAGATTTTTTATCAGAATATGTGACCATACATTTTGAGATATTAAATGACAAGTCACGCAAGATTACCATAACTGTAGATGGACATGATAAATGTAATTTGATAGAGGAAATTAAAAAATTATATAAAGAGATCGTTAAATAG
- the ybeY gene encoding rRNA maturation RNase YbeY has translation MDNRQNKRRILQEKIQQKAQVILNALDCPDGELSILIVDDLQIEALNKRYLDRSGPTNVIAFPMREGRFSNITPQLLGDVVISVEAAMREGELAKISMEDRFDQLLIHGVLHLFGYDHEKSKEEADKMENKSNELLCLLGVKC, from the coding sequence ATGGACAACAGGCAAAACAAGCGCAGGATATTACAAGAGAAAATACAGCAAAAAGCACAGGTCATATTAAACGCCTTGGACTGTCCTGATGGAGAACTTTCGATCCTTATCGTTGATGATCTTCAGATAGAGGCGCTGAATAAAAGGTATCTTGATCGCTCAGGTCCCACAAATGTTATTGCTTTCCCAATGCGCGAAGGGAGATTTTCAAATATAACTCCGCAGCTTCTTGGAGATGTGGTTATTTCGGTTGAAGCTGCCATGCGAGAGGGAGAACTCGCTAAAATAAGCATGGAAGATCGTTTTGATCAGCTTCTAATACATGGGGTTTTGCATCTGTTTGGTTATGATCATGAAAAATCTAAGGAAGAAGCGGATAAAATGGAAAACAAGAGTAATGAATTGTTATGCCTGTTAGGTGTTAAGTGTTAG
- a CDS encoding CvpA family protein, producing the protein MNTFDIAIIIIFGFCMIRGSFRGLIKELSSIIGVLGGFYAAYTYYMRVAIPLSSWIQNDSYRNILSFLIIFCTVFIIISILGIIIKYLLNITFLGWVDRICGIGFGLIKGVLIVSVLLIAFTTFLPKGAPAIKNSLLAPHVRMVSEKMAKVVPKEMKLNFLSKMEELKKAWK; encoded by the coding sequence ATGAATACTTTTGATATTGCGATAATAATTATTTTCGGTTTTTGCATGATAAGAGGGTCTTTTAGGGGGCTTATCAAGGAACTGTCTTCAATTATAGGGGTATTAGGCGGTTTTTATGCTGCATATACATATTACATGCGGGTTGCAATTCCTTTATCCAGCTGGATACAAAACGATTCATATCGCAATATACTAAGTTTTTTGATCATTTTTTGCACAGTTTTTATAATAATCAGCATTTTAGGCATAATAATCAAATATCTTCTCAATATTACCTTTTTAGGCTGGGTAGATCGCATTTGCGGCATTGGATTCGGCTTAATCAAAGGGGTGCTTATTGTATCTGTTCTGCTTATTGCCTTTACTACATTCCTTCCAAAAGGGGCGCCTGCAATCAAAAACTCCTTGCTCGCACCCCATGTGAGAATGGTTTCTGAAAAGATGGCTAAAGTTGTCCCAAAAGAGATGAAACTCAACTTTCTATCCAAGATGGAAGAGTTAAAAAAGGCCTGGAAATAA
- a CDS encoding PhoH family protein, translating to MKDKSDSKKIEYTFSDINAARQLFGEHNSNLQRIASALSVTINARGSTVFIQGDSIGVRLSQNILEQLYGLLKDNYPIYPNDVDYAIRVLSEDDGINLKEIFLDTVYVTSKKHSITPKSRAQKDYIDAIRKYDMVFGIGPAGTGKTYLAMAMAVASLSEGRVSRIILTRPAVEAGEALGFLPGDLTEKVNPYLRPLYDALHDMMRFEKVSSLMNKGIIEVAPLAFMRGRTLNDSFVILDEAQNTTSEQMKMFLTRIGFSSKAVITGDITQTDLPVGKPSGLIETKNILQDIDGIEFVFFSKTDVVRHRLVQEIIEAYEKLDAKKKNNEIY from the coding sequence ATGAAAGATAAATCAGACAGTAAAAAAATCGAATATACCTTTTCAGATATAAATGCGGCAAGGCAGCTTTTCGGCGAGCATAACAGCAACCTTCAAAGAATTGCCAGTGCATTAAGTGTTACAATCAATGCAAGAGGCAGTACTGTATTTATTCAGGGCGACAGTATTGGCGTGAGGTTGTCGCAAAATATACTTGAGCAGCTCTACGGCCTGTTAAAGGACAATTATCCGATTTATCCAAATGATGTTGATTATGCGATCAGGGTTCTGAGTGAAGATGACGGCATTAATTTAAAGGAGATTTTTCTGGATACTGTTTACGTTACTTCTAAAAAACATTCGATAACCCCAAAAAGCCGGGCTCAAAAAGACTATATAGATGCTATTCGAAAATATGATATGGTTTTTGGAATCGGGCCCGCGGGAACGGGTAAAACCTATCTGGCGATGGCAATGGCGGTTGCCTCACTTTCAGAAGGGCGGGTTAGTCGTATAATTTTAACCAGACCCGCGGTTGAAGCCGGAGAAGCGCTTGGATTTTTGCCCGGTGATTTAACCGAAAAAGTCAATCCGTATTTAAGACCTCTCTACGATGCGCTTCATGATATGATGCGTTTTGAGAAGGTGTCGAGCCTGATGAACAAGGGGATTATTGAAGTGGCTCCCCTCGCTTTCATGCGAGGCAGAACATTAAACGATTCTTTTGTTATTTTAGATGAAGCGCAAAACACCACTTCAGAACAGATGAAGATGTTTCTCACCCGAATAGGTTTTAGCTCCAAGGCCGTTATTACAGGTGATATCACACAGACCGATCTTCCGGTCGGGAAACCTTCCGGGCTTATAGAAACAAAGAATATCCTTCAGGACATAGACGGCATAGAGTTCGTGTTTTTTTCAAAAACCGATGTTGTGCGCCATAGATTGGTCCAGGAGATTATTGAGGCATATGAAAAACTGGATGCAAAAAAAAAGAATAATGAAATCTATTAA
- a CDS encoding NAD(P)H-hydrate dehydratase, whose product MYLVTAGEMQKMDRLTIESFGLPGRVLMENAGRGATQILFEKFGGLKNKKVGIAAGRGNNGGDGFVIARYLAQKGIRATVYLLSKRDAIKGDAAANLKLLAPLSVPVIEIPDKKAFSTHRTSMVHQEIWVDAILGTGLKSQIKGYFREIIEFINSLNKPVFAVDIPSGLDSDTGQPCGACIRAQATATFGFAKTGHILSPGASYTGSLEIVDIGIPHHIAEDVGPKQHLLTTDLINNYFQPRPPDAHKGSTGHLLLLAGSPGKTGAAAMTAMSAMRVGAGLVTLGLPNSINDILETRILEAMTFPLPETDDGVLGESSFNAIMELLSGKRCLAIGPGLGSAVETKSLVRRVIQESTVPIVIDADGINSLAGHTKILQNLKLPVILTPHPGEMARLVDSTPQNIQKDRVGCARDFAKRFNVHVVLKGAKTVIAHPDGRAFINPTGNSGMASGGMGDVLTGMIAGLVTQGYSPETAAHAGVFLHGTAADAVADKTGPFGFLATDVIMAIPEQIGRLMKSEL is encoded by the coding sequence ATGTATCTTGTAACAGCCGGCGAAATGCAGAAAATGGATCGGCTTACCATTGAATCGTTCGGTCTTCCCGGCAGGGTTCTAATGGAGAATGCCGGCAGGGGCGCGACACAAATTCTTTTTGAAAAGTTCGGCGGACTTAAAAATAAAAAGGTCGGTATTGCGGCGGGGCGAGGCAACAACGGTGGAGACGGTTTTGTTATAGCCCGTTATCTTGCCCAAAAAGGCATTAGAGCGACCGTATATCTTCTATCAAAAAGGGATGCGATTAAAGGTGATGCTGCCGCAAACCTGAAGCTGCTGGCTCCTTTAAGTGTACCTGTTATTGAAATTCCTGACAAAAAGGCTTTTTCAACACATAGAACTTCTATGGTTCATCAGGAGATATGGGTTGATGCCATACTTGGAACAGGGCTGAAATCGCAAATAAAAGGGTATTTCAGAGAAATTATCGAGTTTATCAACAGCTTAAACAAACCGGTTTTTGCGGTTGACATACCATCCGGTCTGGATTCGGATACGGGTCAGCCTTGTGGCGCATGTATCCGTGCGCAAGCCACGGCCACATTTGGATTTGCAAAAACAGGACACATTCTTTCCCCGGGTGCAAGTTATACCGGAAGCCTTGAAATAGTGGATATAGGGATACCGCATCATATTGCTGAAGATGTGGGTCCAAAACAACATCTTCTTACAACCGATCTGATCAATAATTATTTTCAACCAAGGCCGCCTGATGCACACAAGGGGAGTACAGGTCATCTCTTGTTGCTTGCCGGATCTCCCGGGAAAACAGGCGCAGCAGCCATGACAGCCATGTCTGCCATGCGTGTTGGCGCGGGTCTTGTTACTCTTGGGCTGCCAAACAGCATAAATGATATTCTGGAGACCCGGATTCTCGAGGCAATGACCTTTCCTCTTCCTGAGACCGATGACGGTGTGCTGGGTGAATCATCATTTAATGCCATTATGGAGCTGCTTTCAGGCAAAAGGTGTCTTGCCATAGGGCCCGGTCTTGGAAGCGCTGTTGAAACAAAGAGCCTTGTTCGCAGGGTTATTCAGGAAAGCACGGTGCCTATCGTTATTGATGCCGATGGGATAAACAGCCTTGCAGGCCATACTAAGATTTTACAAAACCTGAAACTCCCGGTTATATTGACGCCCCATCCCGGAGAAATGGCAAGGCTTGTTGATTCAACCCCCCAAAACATACAGAAAGATCGTGTAGGTTGCGCAAGGGATTTTGCAAAAAGGTTCAATGTTCATGTAGTGCTTAAAGGTGCAAAGACAGTAATTGCCCATCCGGATGGCAGGGCGTTTATCAATCCTACCGGCAATTCCGGTATGGCGTCCGGAGGAATGGGTGATGTGCTGACAGGAATGATAGCAGGTCTTGTGACCCAGGGTTATTCTCCTGAAACAGCCGCACATGCCGGTGTATTCCTGCATGGAACAGCCGCTGATGCCGTAGCGGATAAGACCGGCCCTTTTGGTTTTCTGGCAACCGATGTTATAATGGCCATACCTGAGCAGATCGGCAGACTAATGAAGTCTGAGCTTTAA
- a CDS encoding aspartate kinase, with translation MSLIVQKFGGTSVADLERIRNVAKRVAKIFDQGNNVVVVLSAMAGITDSLIDMANQVAVSPDKRELDVLLATGEQTTAALLAMTLQSMNYPAKSMLGYQAEIITNRNHGSARIVGIGADRIKKLIEERNIVVMAGFQGCDPDGNITTLGRGGSDTSAVAIAAALNADKCEIFTDVDGIYTADPNVCEKARKLTAISYDEMLEMSGLGAKVLQIRSVEFAKKYNVPVHVRSSFSEEEGTMVVNEDSNMERLVVSGITHNKDAARITLKKVPDQPGVAAKIFSPIADEKILVDMIIQNTRAQGQTDLTFTVSKKNFKKALEIERKVAEEIGAEKVFGDENIAKVSVTGVGMRSHSGVASKMFSTLAGENINILMISTSEIRISCIIEEKYAERAVRVLHSAFGLDKD, from the coding sequence ATGAGTTTGATTGTTCAAAAATTCGGCGGTACTTCAGTGGCCGATCTTGAGCGGATCCGTAATGTAGCAAAGCGGGTAGCAAAAATCTTTGACCAGGGCAATAATGTAGTTGTTGTGCTTTCAGCCATGGCAGGTATTACAGACAGCCTTATTGATATGGCAAATCAGGTTGCTGTTTCGCCTGATAAGCGCGAGCTGGATGTTTTGCTTGCCACAGGTGAGCAGACAACAGCAGCTCTTCTGGCCATGACTTTGCAATCAATGAACTATCCGGCGAAATCCATGCTTGGGTATCAGGCGGAAATTATTACCAATCGAAATCATGGTAGTGCTCGTATCGTTGGAATAGGAGCCGATCGTATAAAGAAGCTTATTGAGGAACGTAATATAGTAGTGATGGCAGGATTTCAGGGATGTGATCCTGACGGTAACATAACGACTCTTGGACGTGGCGGCTCAGACACATCTGCTGTAGCAATAGCTGCGGCGCTTAATGCGGACAAATGTGAAATATTTACAGATGTTGACGGCATATATACTGCGGACCCCAATGTCTGCGAGAAGGCAAGAAAATTAACCGCAATCTCTTATGATGAAATGCTTGAAATGTCGGGCCTTGGCGCCAAGGTGTTGCAGATTCGATCTGTTGAATTTGCCAAAAAATATAATGTTCCTGTGCATGTAAGATCATCATTCAGTGAGGAGGAAGGCACAATGGTTGTTAATGAAGATTCTAATATGGAACGTCTGGTTGTATCAGGTATAACTCACAACAAAGATGCCGCCCGTATAACCCTGAAAAAGGTTCCGGATCAACCCGGGGTGGCTGCAAAGATTTTTTCACCCATTGCCGACGAAAAAATACTGGTGGATATGATTATCCAGAACACCCGCGCCCAAGGGCAGACCGATCTTACATTTACTGTTTCAAAAAAGAATTTTAAGAAGGCGCTTGAGATAGAAAGAAAGGTGGCGGAAGAGATCGGTGCAGAAAAGGTGTTTGGCGACGAAAATATCGCGAAGGTATCTGTTACCGGAGTTGGGATGAGAAGCCATTCAGGAGTAGCGTCAAAGATGTTTTCAACTCTGGCCGGTGAAAATATTAATATTCTTATGATAAGCACATCAGAGATCAGAATTTCCTGTATAATAGAAGAAAAGTATGCGGAGCGGGCGGTGCGTGTTCTTCACAGCGCATTTGGGCTGGATAAAGATTAA
- a CDS encoding nucleotide sugar dehydrogenase, translating to MVTFKSLCSKKDKIAIVGLGYVGLPLAVSMSKHFEVIGYDLKSDRIKELESGFDRTMEVSTEALRDAKILFTSKPENLSLSRLIIVAVPTPIDECRIPNLKPLSGASATVGRYMSKGSCIVFESTVYPGATEEVCIPIMERESGFKYGADFTVGYSPERINPGDKAHSLENIVKIVSGSDQDTARFLSDVYGRVIKAGIHRVSSIKVAEAAKVIENTQRDINIALINELAMIFHKMGIDTDEVLEAAGTKWNFLPFKPGLVGGHCIGVDPYYLTFKAESLGYHPEMILAGRRINDCMGKYVAEQTVRLLVLAGKRVKGLKVAVLGVTFKEDIPDIRNSKVVDIIHELKTYGIKVLVHDPLADAEETVNHYGIELAGMENLEGVDAVIVTVGHRFYKEFGLSKIAGLCQGKAPVVIDVKGAFSRNEAEKTDITYWRL from the coding sequence ATGGTAACATTTAAGTCTCTTTGTTCGAAAAAGGATAAGATTGCCATAGTAGGTTTAGGATATGTAGGACTTCCTTTGGCTGTCAGCATGTCGAAACATTTTGAAGTGATCGGCTATGATCTTAAATCCGATAGAATTAAGGAGCTTGAGTCCGGTTTTGACCGGACAATGGAGGTTTCAACGGAGGCTTTGCGTGATGCAAAGATACTGTTTACAAGCAAGCCTGAAAATCTTTCTTTAAGCAGGCTTATTATTGTTGCCGTGCCCACACCGATCGACGAATGCCGCATTCCTAATTTAAAACCGCTTAGCGGGGCTTCGGCAACTGTAGGCAGATATATGTCAAAAGGCTCATGCATAGTTTTTGAATCCACAGTATATCCAGGGGCCACGGAAGAGGTATGCATTCCCATTATGGAGAGGGAGTCAGGGTTTAAATATGGCGCTGATTTTACGGTCGGCTATTCGCCTGAGCGTATAAATCCCGGGGATAAGGCACATTCATTAGAAAACATAGTAAAGATTGTTTCCGGGTCTGATCAGGATACTGCCAGGTTTTTATCCGATGTTTACGGAAGGGTGATAAAGGCCGGGATACACCGGGTTTCATCTATCAAGGTGGCTGAAGCGGCAAAGGTTATTGAAAATACACAAAGGGATATAAATATAGCTCTTATCAATGAGCTTGCGATGATTTTCCACAAAATGGGTATAGATACTGATGAGGTTCTTGAGGCCGCGGGAACCAAATGGAACTTTCTTCCATTTAAGCCGGGCCTTGTTGGCGGACACTGCATAGGGGTTGATCCATATTATTTGACCTTTAAGGCCGAGTCGCTTGGATACCATCCTGAAATGATACTGGCAGGACGCCGTATAAACGACTGCATGGGCAAATATGTGGCGGAACAGACCGTAAGGCTGCTTGTATTGGCGGGAAAGCGGGTTAAAGGCTTAAAGGTTGCTGTTTTAGGGGTTACTTTCAAGGAGGATATACCAGATATCAGAAACAGCAAGGTGGTTGATATAATACATGAGCTTAAAACTTACGGGATTAAAGTTCTGGTGCATGATCCTCTTGCAGATGCCGAAGAGACTGTAAATCATTATGGGATTGAGCTGGCAGGCATGGAAAACCTTGAAGGGGTTGATGCGGTTATAGTAACGGTTGGGCACAGATTTTATAAGGAGTTTGGTCTTTCAAAAATTGCCGGTTTATGCCAGGGCAAAGCGCCTGTTGTTATAGATGTTAAAGGGGCTTTTAGTCGGAATGAAGCAGAAAAAACAGATATAACATACTGGAGGCTTTAG